In Cercospora beticola chromosome 3, complete sequence, the following proteins share a genomic window:
- a CDS encoding mitochondrial 37S ribosomal protein uS4m (BUSCO:EOG092651FJ) — protein sequence MPRTKKIHQLKIPRVRQDWSKWNLYNLSRVTTPPAANKTFFQQKWAAKAMARSYHNPFVREGTWTRMFDRRLPAVVPMDHRYLAANDGSEMASGRGMGKEKDPRTIDEQDRPQKTPYMHMTFWPLERRLDTAIHRALFASSVSQARQFVVHGFVKVNGKKMIYPGYQLNPGDMFSVDPEMVMFATGARKFKSSSPRSTQEARRRREAGIAEAETKAAKKEVARSAEDEILEPKAEATETEADDDATATNYSTELKRLMRRAKTILDESKMKLSAKRQQELRAFTKELKTTFSKIKSMEDPTAEQTVEDFETALAEILTKVPQDATPESEQPAAETTSSDPQAQLGKEDAYRARKDAELLHAALERARSNPIDASKPYATPWEPREFMSAFAFIPRYLEVNQNICSAVYLRHPVARPGLAEVPTPFSAETMALGFNWYLRRR from the exons ATGCCGCGCACGAAGAAGATACACCAGCTGAAGATACCG CGAGTGCGGCAGGACTGGTCGAAATGGAATCTCTACAATTTATCGCGCGTGACGACTCCGCCTGCAGCGAACAAGACGTTCTTCCAGCAAAAATGGGCGGCAAAGGCGATGGCACGTTCATATCACAATCCCTTTGTTCGGGAAGGGACGTGGACACGAATGTTCGATAGACGATTACCCGCCGTCGTACCCATGGACCACCGATATTTGGCTGCGAACGATGGCTCGGAGATGGCCAGTGGGCGAGGAATGGGCAAGGAGAAGGACCCGAGGACAATAGACGAACAAGATCGGCCTCAAAAGACACCATACATGCATATGACATTCTGGCCTCTGGAGAGACGACTAGACACGGCGATACATCGCGCGCTATTTGCGTCCAGTGTGAGCCAGGCGCGACAATTTGTGGTCCATGGATTCGTCAAggtcaatggcaagaagatgatTTATCCTGGTTACCAACTCAATCCCGGCGACATGTTCAGCGTGGACCCGGAGATGGTCATGTTTGCCACTGGTGCCAGAAAGTTCAAGTCTAGCAGCCCAAGGTCGACACaagaggcgaggaggaggcgtgAAGCTGGAATTGCGGAGGCCGAGACAAAGGCAGCCAAGAAAGAGGTGGCACGGAGTGCAGAGGACGAGATTTTAGAGCCAAAGGCGGAGGCTACCGAGACTGAggccgacgacgatgctACAGCCACGAACTACAGCACGGAGCTGAAGCGACTCATGCGTCGCGCAAAGACTATACTGGACGAGTCGAAGATGAAACTGTCCGCAAAGCGACAACAGGAGCTGCGAGCCTTTACAAAAGAGCTGAAGACGACATTTTCGAAGATCAAGAGCATGGAAGATCCCACGGCGGAGCAGACTGTGGAAGACTTCGAGACTGCGCTTGCCGAGATCTTGACCAAAGTCCCGCAAGATGCAACGCCTGAGAGCGAGCAGCCGGCCGCTGAAACAACCAGCTCGGATCCACAGGCTCAACTTGGAAAGGAGGATGCCTATCGTGCAAGAAAAGATGCCGAACTATTACATGCTGCATTGGAGAGAGCGCGATCGAACCCGATTGATGCGAGTAAACCATACGCCACGCCGTGGGAACCCCGAGAATTTATGAGCGCTTTTGCCTTCATTCCTCGGTATCTGGAGGTGAACCAAAACATTTGCTCGGCTGTATATCTGCGGCATCCGGTTGCGAGACCTGGCTTGGCCGAGGTGCCCACTCCTTTCTCTGCAGAAACCATGGCGCTTGGCTTCAATTGGTACCTCAGGAGGCGGTAA
- a CDS encoding uncharacterized protein (CAZy:AA5), whose amino-acid sequence MPFTRSGAAIACLATAFELVAAQGGPGSWGPSIPFPIVTVSGAIAPDTGNLIVWSSRDRDWSGDGNVGQTFSAEYNWRTGAVNERLVSQTNHDMFCSGVSMGHQGDILVTGGSSATRSSFHDWRTPDVWKPGPELKIPRGYQTQTTLSDGRMFLIGGSWSSMTAGWWTGVNGGKHSEIWDPSTNAWELLPGIPVDPILTDDWAGLYRSDNHAWLHTWKDGSVFHAGPSKRMNWFYTNGEGSHAPAGERDGVDAMCGFSVMYDAVAGKILSGGGAPSYEESAAITNSHITTINEASGIAQVKQLKGLNRGRIFGDGILLPTGHVLTTGGMSWGKVYTDATAVTVPEIWDPVTEEWTELADELTPRTYHSIGVLLQDGTVFSGGGGLCGVVCVNGINHFDGKIFTPPYLSGGEGTRPTIDSTSTQDVPVGGTLIATLGANPDNATFSLVRLSTVTHVVNTDQRRVPLTPVARKGNSYTLQLPGDAGVLLPGYWYLFAISSAGVPSVAQIIKVHI is encoded by the exons ATGCCTTTCACTCGTTCCGGGGCGGCAATTGCTTGCCTTGCAACGGCATTcgagcttgttgctgctcaagGTGGACCCGGTTCCTGGGGTCCTTCGATACCGTTTCCAATAGTGACAGTTTCCGGAGCCATTGCGCCTGACACAGGGAACCTCATTGTCTGGTCAAGTCGCGATCGGGATTGGTCAGGCGATGGCAATGTCGGGCAGACCTTTTCTGCGGAGTACAACTGGAGGACTGGAGCAGTCAACGAGCGTCTCGTGTCACAGACAAACCACGATATGTTCTGTAGTGGTGTCTCCATGGGTCATCAGGGCGATATTCTAGTCACTGGAGGTTCTTCAGCAACTCGTTCGAGCTTCCACGACTGGAGGACACCAGATGTCTGGAAGCCAGGGCCAGAGCTTAAAATTCCTCGCGGATATCAAACACAGACGACTTTGAGTGACGGCAGAATGTTCTTGATCGGTGGCTCATGGAGTTCTATGACTGCTGGCTGGTGGACCGGCGTCAATGGAGGCAAACATTCTGAGATCTGGGATCCTTCGACAAACGCTTGGGAGCTGCTGCCGGGTATTCCAGTTGATCCGATTCTCACTGACGACTGGGCGGGCTTGTATCGATCTGACAATCATGCGTGGCTGCACACTTGGAAAGATGGTTCAGTGTTCCACGCCGGGCCCAGCAAGAGGATGAACTGGTTCTATACAAATGGCGAAGGCAGCCATGCTCCAGCTGGCGAGCGAGATGGTGTAGATGCTATGTGTGGCTTCAGT GTCATGTATGATGCTGTCGCAGGAAAGATCCTGAgtggcggtggtgctccCAGCTATGAGGAGTCCGCGGCCATAACCAATTCGCACATCACAACAATCAACGAAGCATCGGGCATCGCTCAGGTCAAGCAGCTGAAGGGCCTGAACCGAGGACGCATCTTCGGTGATGGCATTCTTCTTCCCACCGGGCATGTACTTACGACTGGTGGCATGTCGTGGGGCAAAGTCTACACCGATGCAACGGCCGTCACCGTGCCTGAGATATGGGATCCTGTTACTGAAGAGTGGACTGAGCTGGCAGATGAACTTACTCCTCGCACATACCACTCTATTGGCGTGCTGCTCCAGGATGGCACTGTCTtcagtggcggcggtggtcttTGCGGTGTTGTGTGCGTCAATGGAATCAACCA CTTCGACGGCAAGATCTTCACACCGCCCTATCTGTCAGGTGGTGAAGGTACCCGACCGACGATTGATTCCACGAGCACCCAAGATGTTCCAGTTGGCGGCACATTGATCGCCACGCTGGGCGCTAACCCGGACAATGCCACTTTTTCTCTGGTCAGACTTTCCACTGTGACACACGTCGTGAACACTGATCAGCGCCGAGTGCCATTGACCCCAGTCGCTCGAAAGGGAAATTCGTAtacgctgcagctgccaggCGACGCAGGAGTCTTGCTTCCAGGCTACTGGTATTTGTTCGCAATTAGTTCCGCTGGCGTACCGAGCGTTGCACAAATTATCAAGGTTCATATTTAA
- a CDS encoding uncharacterized protein (MEROPS:MER0000598), translated as MASSWRRTFRYILLPAQITVCSIIFINDNLFEVLAVTGASMQPTLSPRYRVDRSRDFVLWDKYAPTQDLKRGDLVLFHAPHAPEKLSVKRVIALGEDTVLLDPRRRPEDTINGAVNDAAKKWDRIFYTNKGRVPVPEGHVWVEGDNWRRSNDSNAYGPISTGLILGKARFLVWPLQQFGGKPWEHWTTRRTKVVPPQPKKNDNAGEAESWWQPV; from the coding sequence ATGGCCTCATCATGGAGACGCACATTCAGATACATTCTTCTGCCAGCGCAGATAACCGTATgcagcatcatcttcatcaacgacaacCTCTTCGAAGTCCTCGCCGTAACCGGCGCTTCCATGCAGCCGACCCTCTCACCACGATACCGCGTCGATCGCTCACGAGATTTCGTTCTATGGGATAAATACGCGCCGACCCAAGACTTGAAGCGCGGAGATCTAGTCCTCTTCCACGCGCCGCACGCGCCTGAGAAACTGAGCGTCAAGCGGGTGATAGCATTGGGCGAAGACACAGTCCTGCTGGATCCGAGACGGAGACCGGAAGACACCATAAACGGAGCTGTCAACGACGCCGCGAAAAAGTGGGACAGGATATTCTATACAAACAAAGGAAGAGTTCCTGTGCCGGAAGGACATGTATGGGTGGAAGGAGACAATTGGCGGAGATCAAACGACAGCAATGCATATGGTCCGATCTCAACAGGTCTGATATTAGGCAAAGCGCGGTTTCTGGTCTGGCCACTGCAGCAGTTTGGTGGGAAGCCGTGGGAGCactggacgacgaggaggacaaAGGTTGTACCTCcgcagccgaagaagaacgatAATGCGGGGGAGGCAGAGAGTTGGTGGCAGCCTGTCTGA